One Phragmites australis chromosome 23, lpPhrAust1.1, whole genome shotgun sequence DNA window includes the following coding sequences:
- the LOC133906684 gene encoding uncharacterized protein LOC133906684, which produces MAPPPLSLDYWRGFFSGARASIFDAIDATIRVAAADHPDGLLARRDAIAERLYTALIVLPPAEASGLPAPGPPLQHQLLPAGARSVPSICSSDRAEAVTDEGSGGTTAAPRSDCDGPIVAEALRVKAALSNAQEKSEAELLELLARLRRLEFTVDAIMATEIGMAVKPLRKHSSKQIRQLVRSLIEGWEATVNEWMSNGGSIVGAAQPGVGAGRSMQQDRYMELMDLHQDLVDKLDFSHGIDFQREILRLFNASVHHPSSSPVSSFFLLVTFRRYTFRLTEDSVALALQSCLGGSAHGFHVKFLSENHFRISVSCKSVGFHIFALRRFVGSCFDIYFHLWNNGVAYREADKRRWELEQEAEWTTVQSKKKRSKEKRLSYQWVKELPKKKVRFADKLVQDSPVKKHQPPAMPIHIYFGAFRSTFVPPISSVPIKLVFGRILSDLDHGSEPVSPPCSSRDFASLPPHCAESLAPLQNSNSNAFCGRCLSLGHWASICNLDIRCRLCRTFGHIARFCPTKPVTSKVSRPIKRWRVKTT; this is translated from the coding sequence atggcgccgccgccgctgtcgctGGACTACTGGCGGGGGTTCTTCAGCGGCGCGCGCGCCAGCATCTTCGACGCCATCGACGCCACCATCcgggtcgccgccgccgaccacccagacggcctcctcgctcgcCGGGACGCCATCGCCGAGCGCCTCTACACCGCGCTCATCGTCCTCCCGCCGGCCGAGGCGTCGGGGCTCCCCGCCCCCGGCCCGCCTCTGCAGCACCAGCTCCTCCCGGCAGGCGCCAGAAGCGTCCCCAGCATCTGCAGCTCCGACCGCGCCGAGGCCGTCACCGACGAAGGCAGCGGCGGCACCACCGCCGCCCCACGCAGCGACTGCGACGGCCCCATCGTTGCCGAGGCCCTCCGCGTCAAGGCTGCGCTCTCCAACGCCCAAGAAAAGTCGGAGGCCGAgttgctcgagctgctcgcgagGCTGCGGCGGTTGGAATTCACGGTGGACGCCATCATGGCTACTGAGATTGGAATGGCCGTGAAACCCCTGCGAAAGCACAGCTCGAAACAGATTCGGCAGCTCGTCCGATCGCTCATTGAAGGTTGGGAGGCTACGGTGAACGAGTGGATGAGCAATGGAGGTTCCATTGTAGGAGCTGCCCAGCCAGGTGTGGGCGCTGGTCGCTCAATGCAACAAGATCGGTACATGGAATTGATGGATCTTCATCAGGATCTCGTGGACAAGTTGGATTTCTCTCATGGAATTGATTTCCAGCGGGAGATTCTTCGCCTCTTCAATGCATCGGTACACCACCCCTCCTCATCGCCTGTTAGTTCTTTCTTTCTGCTGGTTACGTTTCGACGATACACTTTTCGCCTGACGGAGGATTCAGTGGCTCTGGCCTTGCAATCGTGTTTGGGTGGTTCAGCTCATGGTTTTCATGTCAAATTCTTGAGTGAAAATCACTTTCGTATCTCGGTGTCTTGCAAGTCTGTTGGTTTTCATATCTTTGCTCTCCGCCGTTTTGTTGGCTCCTGCTTTGATATTTATTTCCACCTCTGGAACAATGGGGTTGCATATCGTGAAGCTGATAAACGGCGTTGGGAATTAGAACAAGAGGCTGAGTGGACTACTGTCCAATCTAAAAAGAAACGTTCTAAAGAGAAGAGATTATCATATCAATGGGTCAAGGAACTTCCAAAGAAAAAGGTCAGATTTGCGGATAAGCTTGTGCAGGATTCTCCTGTGAAAAAACACCAACCCCCAGCCATGCCTATACATATTTACTTTGGTGCTTTTCGGTCCACTTTTGTGCCTCCGATCTCTTCTGTCCCTATCAAGCTTGTTTTTGGCAGAATTCTCTCAGATTTGGATCATGGGTCTGAGCCAGTTTCTCCTCCGTGTTCTTCGCGAGATTTTGCTAGTCTGCCGCCTCATTGCGCGGAATCATTGGCACcgcttcaaaattcaaattcgaatGCTTTTTGTGGCCGTTGTCTCTCTTTGGGCCACTGGGCCTCCATCTGCAATTTGGACATTAGATGCCGCTTATGTAGAACCTTTGGCCATATAGCTAGGTTTTGTCCAACCAAGCCTGTTACATCCAAAGTCTCTCGGCCCATCAAGCGATGGAGGGTCAAAACTACATAG